From the genome of Marixanthomonas ophiurae, one region includes:
- a CDS encoding APC family permease yields the protein MAELKKSLGTLRLTFYGVGTIVGAGIYTVIGAAAGQAGTDLWLSFIFAAIAASVSAMSYAELSSTYPNAGAEFIFVRKAFPKIDIPSFLTGWTIAFHSSATIAAVLLAFSGYFNTFFNMPSLLISYGILLVLSLISITGITKSSTANIIMVSIQLLGLLLLIVFGLLETGPPKAEFFKVESISGTLAATATLFFIYTGFEHMAALGSEVKNPGKTIPRAFLMTMVITTIIYLFIAFTVLNIADPSALANVDSPLSLAASNLNSWLPLVLAIAALFATANAAFSGIISISRLLFGMASVGELPKFMTKTNAQKVPWVTTIVVMAAVAGFLLLGDIKIVAGMSSLGALLVFVSVNVALIVLRFKAPEQERPFKVPLAIGRVPILPILAILISLSLIIQFNWQVYAAFVGAVIVGIVLDYFLDKKSKDEIDPEKEKELFNH from the coding sequence ATGGCAGAATTAAAAAAATCATTGGGAACACTTCGACTCACTTTTTATGGCGTTGGGACAATTGTTGGCGCAGGAATCTATACCGTAATCGGTGCAGCTGCTGGACAAGCGGGCACAGACCTTTGGTTGAGTTTTATTTTTGCAGCAATTGCGGCTAGTGTCTCTGCAATGTCCTATGCAGAGTTGTCCTCTACCTATCCCAATGCTGGTGCGGAATTTATTTTTGTACGCAAGGCATTTCCAAAAATTGATATTCCGTCTTTTCTCACGGGTTGGACGATTGCGTTTCATAGTTCGGCCACCATTGCAGCCGTGTTACTTGCCTTTTCGGGGTATTTCAATACGTTTTTTAATATGCCCTCTCTTCTAATAAGTTATGGCATTTTATTGGTGTTGTCATTAATTAGTATTACAGGCATCACAAAATCGTCGACAGCAAATATTATTATGGTCAGCATTCAACTTTTGGGATTGTTATTATTGATAGTATTTGGACTTTTGGAAACTGGTCCACCCAAAGCAGAATTTTTTAAAGTTGAATCGATTTCTGGAACTTTGGCGGCCACAGCTACACTGTTCTTTATCTATACTGGTTTTGAACATATGGCAGCTTTGGGTTCGGAAGTTAAGAACCCAGGGAAAACAATTCCCCGCGCATTTTTAATGACTATGGTAATAACTACAATAATTTATTTATTTATTGCTTTTACGGTTTTGAATATTGCAGACCCTTCCGCTTTGGCAAACGTGGATTCGCCACTTTCTCTTGCGGCATCCAATCTCAACAGTTGGTTGCCTTTGGTATTGGCTATCGCTGCACTTTTTGCTACGGCTAATGCTGCTTTTAGTGGTATCATATCCATAAGTAGGTTGCTTTTTGGAATGGCCAGTGTGGGAGAACTTCCAAAGTTTATGACCAAAACCAATGCACAGAAAGTACCGTGGGTTACTACCATTGTAGTTATGGCAGCAGTTGCGGGATTTTTATTGTTGGGCGATATTAAGATTGTAGCGGGTATGTCTTCTTTAGGCGCTTTACTTGTTTTTGTTTCCGTAAATGTCGCACTTATCGTGCTTCGGTTTAAAGCACCAGAGCAAGAACGACCATTTAAAGTTCCTTTGGCTATAGGACGAGTGCCGATTTTACCCATTTTGGCGATACTTATAAGTCTATCATTGATAATCCAATTTAATTGGCAGGTTTATGCAGCGTTCGTAGGTGCTGTTATCGTGGGTATTGTGCTTGATTATTTTTTGGACAAAAAGTCAAAAGATGAAATAGACCCTGAAAAAGAAAAGGAACTTTTTAACCATTAA
- a CDS encoding heavy metal translocating P-type ATPase — protein MKKKKLNLRDLNKTSSDTHKRNDGRNHSSSENIEKFKTYLPAIFSFVMLIIGIAVDYFDVAFFKDWIRIVWYAVAYLPVGFPVIKEGWKSIKNGDFFTEFLLMSIATIGAFAIGEYPEGVAVMLFYAVGELFQSAAVKKAKGSIKALLDVRPNEALVYRNNNYVSVNPEIVQIGEKVQVRVGEKIPLDGVLLSEKGSFNTAALTGESKPDTIAKGEKVFAGSINLDGVIEIETTKEFKDSSIARILDMVQNATARKSKTELFIRKFARIYTPIVVFLAIGLTFIPYFFVDDYVFSDWLYRALIFLVISCPCALVISIPLGYFGGLGAASKNGILFKGASYLDEMTKVNTVVMDKTGTVTKGVFKIKEIKAIGWKEPEFMKYLMAMEEQSTHPIAKAIMEYKADGEDFQATKVTEIAGKGLKGTVNGKTVLVGNKALMISNNIEVLSETDSIVESIVMVSIEGKFAGYVIIADELKDDAHEAIKQIRESGISKIIMLSGDKDSITQQVAKEMGIDTAKGGLLPEDKLNEVEKLMSENDGRVAFIGDGINDAPVLAASDVGIAMGGLGSDVAIETADVIIQTDQPSKIAKAIKIGRSTRSIVYQNIALAFGVKAVVLVLGAGGLATMWEAVFADVGVALLAILNAVRLQKMKWK, from the coding sequence ATGAAAAAAAAGAAATTGAATTTAAGAGATTTGAACAAAACTTCATCAGATACTCACAAGCGCAATGATGGCCGCAACCATAGCAGTTCAGAAAACATAGAGAAATTCAAAACCTATTTGCCAGCAATTTTCAGCTTTGTAATGCTGATTATTGGTATTGCGGTGGATTATTTTGACGTAGCATTTTTTAAAGATTGGATACGTATCGTCTGGTATGCAGTCGCATACCTTCCAGTAGGTTTTCCTGTAATAAAGGAAGGTTGGAAAAGCATCAAAAATGGCGATTTTTTTACCGAGTTTTTATTGATGTCCATCGCAACCATAGGTGCATTCGCCATTGGCGAATATCCCGAAGGTGTGGCAGTAATGTTGTTTTATGCTGTAGGCGAATTGTTCCAAAGTGCCGCCGTTAAAAAAGCCAAGGGAAGCATCAAGGCATTATTGGATGTACGACCTAATGAAGCCTTGGTCTATAGGAACAACAATTATGTGTCTGTAAATCCCGAAATTGTTCAAATTGGCGAAAAAGTACAAGTTCGTGTAGGCGAAAAAATCCCTTTGGATGGTGTTTTATTGTCCGAAAAAGGCTCATTCAATACAGCAGCCTTAACAGGCGAAAGCAAACCTGATACCATTGCAAAAGGAGAAAAAGTTTTTGCAGGAAGCATCAATTTGGATGGCGTTATTGAAATCGAGACTACCAAAGAATTTAAGGATAGTTCCATTGCAAGAATTCTTGATATGGTGCAAAACGCCACAGCACGGAAATCAAAAACCGAATTGTTCATTAGAAAGTTCGCAAGAATCTATACACCAATCGTTGTCTTTCTCGCGATTGGATTAACGTTTATACCCTACTTTTTTGTGGACGATTATGTCTTTAGCGATTGGTTGTACAGAGCATTGATTTTCTTGGTTATTTCCTGTCCGTGTGCTTTGGTTATCTCTATTCCGTTGGGCTATTTTGGTGGATTGGGAGCAGCTTCAAAAAACGGGATTTTGTTCAAAGGCGCATCTTATTTGGATGAAATGACAAAGGTTAATACCGTTGTTATGGACAAAACAGGAACCGTGACCAAAGGTGTTTTTAAAATCAAAGAAATAAAAGCCATTGGTTGGAAAGAACCTGAATTTATGAAATACCTAATGGCGATGGAAGAACAATCCACTCATCCCATTGCCAAGGCAATTATGGAATATAAAGCCGATGGCGAAGATTTTCAAGCTACCAAAGTAACTGAAATAGCAGGAAAAGGCTTAAAAGGAACAGTAAACGGCAAAACCGTATTGGTTGGGAATAAAGCATTGATGATTTCAAACAATATCGAAGTTCTATCTGAAACCGACAGCATTGTAGAATCTATCGTGATGGTTTCCATTGAAGGCAAATTTGCAGGCTATGTAATCATTGCAGATGAGTTAAAGGATGATGCACACGAAGCCATTAAACAAATTCGGGAATCTGGTATTTCAAAAATCATAATGCTTTCGGGCGATAAGGATTCCATTACGCAACAAGTCGCAAAAGAAATGGGCATTGATACCGCAAAAGGCGGATTGTTGCCAGAAGATAAATTGAACGAAGTCGAAAAGCTGATGTCCGAAAATGACGGAAGAGTAGCCTTTATTGGAGACGGTATAAACGATGCACCAGTATTGGCAGCAAGTGATGTAGGTATTGCAATGGGTGGTTTAGGTAGCGATGTCGCCATTGAGACCGCAGATGTTATAATACAAACAGACCAACCGAGCAAAATTGCAAAAGCTATTAAAATAGGTCGTTCAACCAGAAGTATTGTATATCAAAATATTGCGCTTGCTTTTGGAGTAAAAGCTGTGGTACTTGTTTTGGGTGCTGGCGGTCTGGCGACAATGTGGGAAGCTGTATTTGCGGATGTGGGAGTGGCTTTGTTGGCTATTTTAAACGCTGTGCGATTGCAGAAGATGAAATGGAAATAA
- a CDS encoding RteC domain-containing protein, giving the protein MTTNYDDILKKLDSELNVLEIEEEDILVRAEKGIKLAKQTLKKVRSIIVDYEFKTKSEEIHFFKCTKPKIYSKLIYYVKLFNIEGKRPRGSNKSQVKYLNNYIEKLQTYFNDNLDFYHYYRREATVFDEQYFLRGKADIRLFPDSFHFFVDEQFATSHDSTVATILAYDLLIVHLKREIDKLENNGNYASLRLLQSKTKITWTAHKIYLIELIYALHSTDVINNGTVDIKDIAYFVEKTFKVDLGDYYRAFLEIRMRKNGRTKFLDILKKQLTKRMDDTDNIK; this is encoded by the coding sequence ATGACAACAAATTACGACGACATATTAAAAAAATTAGACTCTGAATTAAATGTTCTTGAAATAGAAGAAGAAGATATTTTAGTGAGAGCTGAAAAAGGGATTAAACTTGCAAAGCAAACCCTTAAGAAAGTTAGAAGTATCATAGTTGACTATGAATTTAAAACCAAATCAGAGGAAATACATTTCTTTAAATGTACTAAACCGAAAATTTATAGCAAACTCATCTATTATGTAAAACTATTTAATATTGAAGGTAAAAGACCGAGGGGAAGTAATAAATCTCAAGTAAAATATTTGAACAATTATATTGAAAAACTTCAAACTTATTTTAACGACAATCTCGATTTTTACCATTATTACCGTAGGGAAGCAACTGTATTTGATGAACAATATTTTTTGAGAGGCAAGGCAGATATTCGGTTATTCCCGGATTCATTTCACTTTTTTGTAGATGAACAATTTGCAACAAGCCACGATAGTACCGTAGCCACAATTTTAGCCTACGACCTTTTGATTGTACACTTAAAACGGGAAATTGATAAATTGGAAAATAATGGAAATTATGCAAGTTTAAGATTGTTACAAAGTAAAACCAAAATTACCTGGACAGCCCACAAAATATATTTAATTGAACTGATATACGCTTTGCACAGCACAGATGTCATAAATAATGGTACTGTTGACATTAAAGATATTGCCTATTTTGTTGAAAAAACGTTTAAAGTGGACTTGGGCGATTATTACAGAGCTTTTCTGGAAATACGAATGCGTAAAAATGGTAGAACCAAATTTTTGGATATACTGAAAAAGCAGTTGACCAAAAGGATGGATGATACTGATAACATAAAATAA
- a CDS encoding SpoIIAA family protein, with product MLQIIELKEKNIVATKASGKLRKEDIEKIHPLIHAILDKGMKVRWYFEMENFTGWDLPGLWEDLKMDTAHATDYEKIAMVGDKKWQNWITQFMKPFTNAEIKYFNIDQKEDAKNWIESQ from the coding sequence ATGTTACAGATAATCGAATTAAAAGAAAAAAATATTGTTGCAACAAAAGCTTCGGGCAAATTGAGAAAAGAAGATATAGAAAAAATCCACCCACTTATCCACGCCATACTGGACAAGGGAATGAAAGTCCGTTGGTATTTTGAGATGGAAAACTTTACAGGTTGGGATTTACCTGGTTTATGGGAAGACCTGAAAATGGACACAGCCCACGCCACGGACTATGAAAAGATTGCTATGGTTGGAGATAAAAAATGGCAGAATTGGATAACCCAATTTATGAAGCCTTTTACGAACGCCGAAATTAAGTATTTCAATATAGACCAAAAGGAAGATGCCAAAAATTGGATTGAGAGCCAGTAA
- a CDS encoding helix-turn-helix domain-containing protein — MPTSIITTDDLREFKMELLDDIKNLLSKQATGKLKKYLKSSEVMDLLQVSPGTLQNLRINGTLPYTKVGGIIYYDAEEIQNVMNANRVQHSINS, encoded by the coding sequence ATGCCGACATCAATAATTACTACAGACGACCTTCGGGAATTCAAAATGGAATTGCTCGATGACATCAAAAACCTTCTTTCCAAGCAAGCTACTGGAAAACTGAAGAAATATCTTAAATCTTCCGAGGTTATGGATTTACTACAAGTAAGTCCAGGAACACTTCAAAATCTGCGTATCAATGGTACGTTGCCCTACACAAAAGTTGGCGGAATCATTTACTATGATGCAGAGGAAATCCAAAATGTGATGAACGCCAACCGCGTTCAACACAGCATAAATTCTTAA
- a CDS encoding heavy metal translocating P-type ATPase: MEKLQLKIPVILPQVPNEKDSCVERLIQKLQAKEGIEKVHIADANGDDVPQLCFHYDPDIISIDRIQSLAESTGAEITEKYGHLLIEVKGIRHTRQARSIEKSLLTINGVLEVSVSGSGMVRLEFDKKQTNFDEISKQIEKENLQIQRSASNENDYTKASKKQERSKKEDTKEQTSTEGETHDEGEEHAHGGIFGKNTELIFSIICGALLGIGFGLSYVESIPDWVSLTLYIGAYFFGGFFTAKEAVQTVAKGGFEIDFLMLVAAIGAAILGEWAEGALLLFLFSLGHALEHYAMEKARKSIAALADLAPKTALLKKDGKTEEVGIEELSIGDIIVVKPNSKISADGVVVNGKSSVNQAPITGESVPVDKIPVEDTSRDYSADDDINDENRVFAGTINGNNTLEIKVIKEAKDSTLSRLVKLVNEAQTQKSPTQLLTDKFEKYFVPSVLILVGILLFAFLVIDEPFSASFYRAMAVLVAASPCALAISTPSAVLSGVARAARGGVLIKGGRPLEDLGELTALAFDKTGTLTEGKPKLTQVVPLGDIEENELIKIAVAVENLSDHPLAKAVVRDGKERLEGTSIPDATDLEAVLGKGIKASLGKDKIYIGNLDLYEDLDEAKPSEEISNKVKELEGGGNTTMLIRRNKEYIGIIALMDTPREAAKETLKKLKEIGIKRMIMLTGDNQKVADAVAKEIGLTDAWGSLLPEEKVDAIKKLKEQESKVAMVGDGVNDAPAMANSTVGIAMGAAGSDVALETADIALMADKLETLPFAIGLSRKAKTIIKQNLWVSLGIVALLIPSTIMGWANIGIAVVIHEGSTLLVVFNALRLLAYKK; the protein is encoded by the coding sequence ATGGAAAAACTACAACTAAAAATACCGGTCATCCTTCCGCAAGTTCCTAACGAAAAAGATTCTTGTGTTGAAAGGCTTATTCAAAAACTACAAGCTAAAGAGGGCATCGAAAAAGTGCACATTGCCGATGCAAACGGAGATGATGTGCCGCAGCTCTGTTTTCATTATGACCCAGATATCATTTCCATTGACCGCATTCAATCCCTCGCCGAAAGTACTGGTGCCGAGATTACCGAAAAATACGGGCATTTGCTCATTGAAGTTAAAGGAATCAGACACACAAGGCAGGCTCGTTCCATAGAGAAAAGCCTTTTGACAATCAATGGAGTTTTGGAAGTTTCCGTTTCAGGCTCTGGAATGGTACGACTTGAATTTGATAAAAAGCAAACAAATTTTGATGAAATAAGTAAACAAATTGAAAAAGAAAACCTTCAGATTCAGCGGAGTGCTTCAAACGAAAATGATTACACCAAAGCATCCAAAAAACAGGAGCGTTCAAAGAAGGAAGATACTAAAGAACAAACTTCCACAGAGGGCGAGACCCACGATGAAGGAGAAGAGCACGCCCACGGTGGTATTTTCGGTAAAAATACGGAGCTCATTTTTTCCATTATCTGTGGGGCACTTCTCGGAATAGGTTTCGGGCTTTCCTATGTAGAATCCATCCCAGATTGGGTCAGTCTTACTTTATATATTGGTGCTTACTTTTTCGGTGGTTTCTTTACGGCCAAGGAAGCAGTACAGACCGTCGCCAAAGGCGGTTTTGAAATTGACTTCTTAATGCTTGTTGCAGCCATTGGGGCAGCCATTTTGGGAGAATGGGCAGAAGGTGCCTTGTTGCTGTTCCTGTTTAGTTTGGGTCACGCCCTTGAACATTATGCAATGGAAAAGGCCCGAAAGTCCATTGCGGCACTGGCAGATTTAGCACCAAAAACGGCATTGCTCAAAAAAGATGGCAAGACCGAAGAAGTTGGAATTGAGGAATTGAGTATTGGCGATATTATAGTGGTCAAGCCCAATAGTAAAATATCCGCAGATGGCGTCGTGGTCAATGGAAAAAGCAGCGTCAACCAGGCACCTATTACCGGGGAAAGTGTACCCGTGGACAAAATTCCCGTGGAAGATACGAGCAGGGACTATTCCGCAGATGATGATATAAATGATGAAAACCGCGTGTTCGCCGGAACTATCAACGGTAATAACACGCTGGAAATAAAGGTAATCAAAGAAGCCAAAGACTCTACGCTGTCCCGACTGGTCAAATTGGTCAACGAGGCACAGACCCAGAAATCCCCAACCCAACTGTTGACCGACAAGTTTGAAAAATACTTTGTACCATCCGTACTGATATTGGTGGGTATCCTACTCTTTGCCTTTTTGGTCATCGACGAGCCATTTAGTGCCAGCTTTTATAGGGCGATGGCGGTATTGGTCGCAGCAAGTCCCTGTGCATTGGCCATTTCAACACCAAGCGCCGTATTGAGCGGTGTGGCACGGGCAGCACGGGGCGGTGTACTTATTAAAGGTGGGCGACCTCTGGAAGACTTGGGCGAATTGACCGCCCTTGCTTTTGACAAAACAGGCACGCTTACCGAAGGAAAGCCTAAACTTACCCAAGTTGTTCCACTTGGGGATATAGAAGAAAATGAACTTATAAAAATAGCCGTAGCTGTTGAAAATTTGAGCGACCACCCTTTGGCAAAAGCCGTTGTAAGGGATGGAAAAGAACGTCTGGAAGGCACTTCAATACCCGATGCGACCGATTTGGAAGCTGTTCTTGGAAAAGGTATCAAAGCTTCTTTGGGCAAGGATAAAATCTATATTGGAAACCTTGACTTGTACGAAGACCTCGATGAAGCAAAACCATCCGAAGAAATATCGAATAAAGTAAAAGAACTTGAAGGTGGTGGAAATACCACAATGCTCATAAGAAGGAACAAAGAATATATCGGTATCATCGCCCTGATGGATACCCCACGGGAAGCGGCCAAGGAAACACTGAAAAAATTAAAGGAAATCGGCATCAAACGGATGATAATGCTAACCGGGGATAATCAAAAGGTTGCCGATGCCGTTGCTAAAGAAATTGGGTTGACCGATGCCTGGGGAAGCCTGTTGCCAGAGGAAAAGGTTGATGCCATTAAAAAATTAAAAGAACAGGAATCCAAAGTCGCAATGGTAGGCGACGGTGTGAACGATGCCCCTGCAATGGCAAACAGCACCGTAGGAATCGCAATGGGTGCTGCGGGCAGTGATGTAGCATTGGAAACAGCTGACATTGCCCTAATGGCCGATAAACTGGAAACCCTGCCCTTTGCCATAGGTTTGAGCAGGAAGGCAAAAACCATTATTAAGCAAAACCTTTGGGTAAGCCTCGGTATTGTGGCATTGCTCATACCATCGACCATTATGGGTTGGGCCAATATCGGTATTGCAGTGGTCATCCACGAAGGCTCAACGTTACTTGTGGTTTTTAATGCGTTAAGGCTTTTGGCTTATAAAAAATAA
- a CDS encoding Fur family transcriptional regulator, with amino-acid sequence MTKTEKILSYHGIRPTKMRSKIYKFLKRKQSAVSFSDLKKAFVQKSETNKTANRTTFYRNLKIFEDKGLIHQINDGVGVSKYAISDENARDKYGTDLHMHFHCTECRKTICLPNKISEESLPEDYEVNDVNLVLKGICEKCRKK; translated from the coding sequence ATGACCAAAACGGAAAAGATACTATCATATCACGGGATTCGACCTACTAAAATGAGGTCGAAGATATACAAGTTCCTAAAAAGGAAACAAAGTGCCGTGTCCTTTTCCGATTTGAAAAAGGCCTTTGTTCAAAAGAGCGAAACCAATAAAACAGCAAACAGAACGACCTTTTATCGCAATCTCAAGATTTTTGAGGATAAAGGGTTGATTCATCAGATTAATGATGGTGTCGGGGTGTCAAAATATGCGATTTCTGATGAAAATGCCAGAGATAAATACGGTACAGATTTACATATGCACTTTCATTGTACCGAATGCAGAAAAACAATCTGTTTACCAAATAAAATATCGGAAGAAAGCCTGCCAGAAGATTATGAAGTGAACGATGTGAACCTTGTATTGAAAGGAATATGTGAAAAATGCAGGAAAAAATGA
- a CDS encoding efflux RND transporter periplasmic adaptor subunit has product MKNILLVSTVLFALMFISCNDAQKSELGHNEAEGVSKTNEAKEDAHGEEGHDEGEEEGGHSEEEGVVELTKQQAETIGLEMKPLEERNLGNNIKVTGTLELFPQDKANISPFVGGNVSSIKVIPGDNVSKGQVLAYIEHPDIIAMQQDYQEKNDELVFLKQDFERKQTLYDKGVSSGKEFQMAQSKFRSTTSSVNGLRSQLRLLSINPDKVAEGQIYSAVPITSPISGYVDEVMISLGDYVAQQSKMFSISDNSKIYVNFKVYEKDIKQIKQGQQIYFSTASRPDELLKATVRSVGKTFNTDPKALEVLADIENKDKNLLPGMYVEGRIVQGEKKGFAVPEAAIIKEGEQSFIFILDEDEEMEAGKMKFKMIPVTVGITDLGFVEVNLPAEVSKDAKVVINGAYNLSSEMVKGELEHGH; this is encoded by the coding sequence ATGAAGAATATACTATTAGTAAGTACCGTATTATTTGCACTTATGTTTATAAGTTGTAACGATGCCCAAAAATCTGAACTTGGGCATAACGAAGCTGAAGGCGTATCAAAAACCAATGAAGCCAAAGAGGATGCGCACGGCGAAGAAGGTCACGATGAAGGAGAGGAAGAAGGTGGACACAGCGAGGAAGAAGGCGTTGTCGAACTTACAAAACAACAGGCCGAAACCATCGGTTTGGAAATGAAACCTTTGGAGGAACGGAATTTAGGGAACAACATTAAAGTAACAGGTACGTTGGAGCTTTTCCCACAGGACAAGGCGAACATCAGTCCGTTTGTTGGTGGAAATGTGAGTTCCATAAAAGTAATACCCGGAGATAACGTAAGCAAAGGACAGGTGTTGGCATATATAGAACACCCTGATATCATTGCAATGCAACAAGATTATCAGGAAAAAAATGATGAATTGGTCTTTTTGAAACAGGATTTTGAGCGCAAGCAGACTCTTTATGATAAAGGTGTTTCTTCTGGCAAGGAATTTCAAATGGCACAGTCAAAATTTCGTTCTACAACATCCAGCGTCAATGGTTTGCGGTCCCAATTGAGACTGTTGAGCATTAACCCGGACAAAGTGGCGGAAGGACAGATATATTCCGCTGTTCCCATTACCTCGCCTATAAGTGGGTATGTGGATGAAGTAATGATTAGCCTTGGCGATTACGTGGCACAACAATCCAAAATGTTCTCGATAAGCGACAACTCAAAAATTTATGTCAACTTCAAAGTATATGAGAAGGACATAAAGCAAATCAAGCAAGGGCAACAGATATATTTTTCCACGGCCTCTCGTCCAGATGAACTGCTTAAAGCAACCGTTCGGTCTGTTGGTAAAACCTTCAATACAGACCCAAAAGCTTTGGAAGTTCTGGCAGATATTGAAAACAAGGATAAAAACCTATTGCCGGGTATGTATGTGGAAGGGCGCATAGTGCAGGGCGAGAAAAAGGGTTTTGCCGTACCGGAAGCTGCCATTATAAAAGAAGGCGAGCAATCCTTCATTTTCATTTTGGATGAAGATGAAGAAATGGAAGCGGGCAAAATGAAATTCAAAATGATACCCGTAACGGTCGGTATTACTGATTTAGGCTTTGTTGAAGTCAATCTTCCTGCCGAAGTTTCAAAGGATGCCAAAGTCGTGATAAACGGAGCTTATAACCTGTCTTCGGAAATGGTCAAGGGCGAACTGGAACACGGACATTAA
- a CDS encoding SpoIIAA family protein, with product MITIYKKEATVYMVAEKKLDAKDYENLIPVLTEHITVHPEVFWYIEMENFEGWTAEAHWKGIELNLPNEKHLKRVALVGSVKWQEQFTEVLLPFSEAHIKFYKTEEKDDAKEWIK from the coding sequence ATGATAACAATCTATAAAAAAGAGGCTACTGTATATATGGTGGCAGAGAAAAAGCTGGATGCCAAGGATTATGAAAACTTGATACCAGTCTTAACCGAGCATATAACTGTTCATCCCGAAGTTTTCTGGTACATCGAGATGGAAAATTTTGAAGGTTGGACGGCAGAGGCACATTGGAAGGGAATTGAATTAAACCTTCCGAATGAAAAGCATTTAAAGCGTGTTGCTTTGGTGGGTAGCGTTAAATGGCAGGAGCAATTTACCGAGGTATTGCTTCCTTTTTCAGAAGCTCATATAAAATTTTATAAGACCGAAGAAAAAGACGATGCCAAAGAGTGGATAAAATAA
- a CDS encoding P-II family nitrogen regulator, which yields MKEIKAFIKPNRIQRVIEALSDNGFESMTLSQAEGTGAFKAKGARPSLDFHVTDSPVVKLELVCQNEEAQAAIETIIANAKTDGPGDGIIYIANIEDAFQIKTGDSLKRHDL from the coding sequence ATGAAAGAAATAAAAGCATTTATAAAACCAAACCGAATCCAAAGAGTCATTGAAGCACTTTCTGACAATGGATTTGAAAGTATGACCCTTTCACAAGCAGAAGGCACGGGCGCATTCAAGGCAAAAGGTGCAAGACCGTCGCTAGATTTTCACGTAACAGATAGTCCTGTGGTAAAATTGGAATTGGTCTGTCAAAATGAGGAAGCCCAAGCGGCCATTGAAACAATTATAGCCAACGCCAAAACCGACGGGCCTGGAGATGGTATTATTTATATAGCAAATATTGAAGATGCCTTTCAGATTAAAACAGGAGATTCCTTAAAACGGCACGACCTGTAA
- a CDS encoding Fur family transcriptional regulator, producing MEKIVQFLESKGIRPTAMRLMTYKRLVELKVAISLGDLEKDFKVSERSTLFRTMKAFEEKGIVHQIEDGTGVIKYALCEENCECEVGNDLHLHFHCNNCNETVCLTEHKIPHINLPDGYITEDINLVVKGICEKCSGNLD from the coding sequence ATGGAAAAAATAGTTCAATTTTTAGAAAGCAAAGGGATACGACCTACGGCTATGCGCCTTATGACTTATAAACGTTTGGTGGAATTAAAGGTAGCCATCAGTCTTGGCGATTTGGAAAAGGATTTTAAGGTCAGTGAAAGAAGCACCCTATTTAGGACTATGAAAGCGTTTGAAGAAAAAGGTATTGTGCATCAAATCGAGGATGGAACAGGAGTCATAAAATACGCCCTTTGCGAAGAAAATTGTGAGTGCGAGGTCGGCAACGACCTTCATTTGCACTTTCATTGCAACAATTGTAATGAAACTGTCTGTTTAACAGAGCATAAAATCCCTCATATCAACTTACCTGATGGCTATATTACCGAGGATATCAACTTGGTGGTAAAGGGCATTTGCGAAAAATGCAGTGGCAATTTGGATTAA